From the genome of Cervus elaphus chromosome 31, mCerEla1.1, whole genome shotgun sequence:
TCAAAACAGCTTTCCACAAAATAAACTCTAGGTTTAGATGACTTCAAAGgtaaatttcattaaatatttaaacaccATTTTTATTGTTAACTTAAGAAAAAGATAATAATCCAGGAGCTTTCCTCAAACATATTCTCTGAAACAATGCCTAAAAAGGTATATGTTATATTCACGGGTATTTTATTAATTGTACCAGAACACAGAATTCATaactatctatatatctatctatctagaagATGTAGATAGAAACATATCAATAATGAAAAGCTTTAATATACCACTCTCAGAACAAGCATATCTagtagaaaaaaatcagtgaaacaagAGGGCACCTACAATTTAATTTATAAGGTAGATTTTATGGATATATGTCCATCTATATACTTATAGTAGAGAAAAACCTTCTTCTCAAGTTTGCACAGAAGATatataaaaattgattaaaaggaaaataatttgtccatttttaataTAGAGATgcttcagaaaacatttttagacTGCTTTGCTATGAAGCTAGAGGTTGTTAGTGAAAACAAGGGACAGAAAATCCTGTTCACCTAGTGAGTAAATCTTTGATTAAGCATCCCTCAggtgaaagaataaatataatcTGAGACcacagaatttcaaaataaataatggtaGTGGGGATATTAATTAAGAAAATTGATGAAAAATATTCACACACTAATTGGAGAAAAATTTACAACACTAACCACTTTTGTCagtgaaagatgaaagaaataacATAAACAATTAATATCTTGGTTAAGGGagtcttaaataaaaataagtaaaccaaAGGAAGTGCAAAGAAGGAGGTAATAAACAGCTaagcagaaattaatgaagtagaaaacagaaaaaaaatcaattggctTTTAATATGCCTCAAAATATTACTATTTGAAAAGATTGGCATTTATAAATCATTTGCTAATTTGatcaaagggagaaagagaaaaagagaaaaagaaaaagtctatacaaaattagaaataatgaaaaataaacacataaataagtttaaaaaatgatatgaatCTACTTTTCAGATCTTTGTGGATGTACATTTGAAACCCAGACACAATGAATAATTTCCTAGGGGAATATAGAGTACCAGAACTGATACATTTACACTGAGGAGTTAtagactgatttccttaggagaaacagagaaaatcatTATAGAAATACCCTACAAAATATTCTAGATCTAGATAATTATGCATGGAAATTCTACCAAATTTTCAGAGATAAAATGATTTGATGTCCTATAAATTATTCCAGAGCACTGCAAATGAGGGAAACTGCTTGATTCCCAATAAAAAGGATGCATAGCATTGATATCAGTGCTAGGTAAACAATTAAGATGCCACTatgatttcttcctcttgatGTCAATGGCCTGGTGTGATGCCCTCCTCTTGAGTATAGACAAGATATGTGAATTACTTCTAACTAATATTATACAGAAAAAGTGATGAAACATTTGATTGTTTATGTGATTATGTTACATAAAATTGTATGGGATTATAGTGCCCATCTTGGGTTTCCCTcatacctcagctggtaaagaatctgcctgcagtgcaggagacctgggttcaactcctaggtcaggaagatcccctggagaaggaaatggcaacccactccagtatttttgcttggagaatcccatgaacagagggttcatggggtctcaagagtcggacaggatttagcgactaaaccaccaccaccatagtgcCCATCTTACTGGAGTGTTTTCCCACCATTCTGGGCTTTGAATAGACAAGCAAACATGTAAGGAACTACAGGCAGCCTCCTAAAGCGGAGAATGGCCTCTAGTAGTCAGCTTACAAATGCCTCCCACCAACTGTCAGTGTTCAGCCCCTCAGTTACACAATCACACAGAATGGAATTCAGCCCAAGAAAAGTGTGTAGGTCAAATAACTGACTTGAAAACCAGGATTGCTCTTTGGATTGATTAATTTTATtagatcaaaaaacaaacaagctcCAGGATGAAAGCATCAAGTTACTATGATATCATCATTCTAATGAAAGAAGAACTGTTGAGTTCACAGGCAAATTTCACTTTATCCACCTAATGAGGTAAGTTCTGGGAAATGTATAGGTTAGATGGTAGGTCCACAATAAACCACACTAAACTCCCATGATGCAGCCTAATTATcatccaggggaaaggcacagaACATGAGGACTTCAGAGCTGGTGAATCCTGGTATCCAGGTGTAGAGGATGAGAGTCTTCTACAGCGTCCTCAATAGTAGTAGCCAACGCCAGAGCCATAGCCGCATCCGTAGCCACTTCCACAGAGAGAGCGGGCGCCATAGCCGTAGCCACTTCCGCAGAGAGAGCGGGCGCCATAGCCGTAGCCACTTCCACAGAGAGAGCGGGCACCATAGCCGTAGCCACTTCCACAGAGAGAGCGGGCACCATAGCCATAGCCACAGCCGTAGCCACAGCCCAGCCTGCGGAAGCCAGACCCATAGCAGGAGCCATAGCCACAGCCCAGACCTCCATAGCCGTAGCTTCCACAGCCCAGGCCGCCATAGTAGTTTCCGTAGTAGCCACACATGCTGTTGGTTGTTGAGGTTGTTGAGGTTGTTCTCGGGTAGAGAAGGAGAGTAGAAGTGTCACTTGAGTGTGGAGAGTTCTCCCTGCAGAGGGCCTTTTATACGCCCTCAGTGTGGGTGTGACCAACCACACCTTCATGCCACTGGCTAACTTTATGACCACTCTAATTAGTTTGTTATTCAGAACCATAGCATGAAACAACAGAGAAATTCAGCAGGATTGCTATGTTGACATCCCAGTTTGGATTCCTCTTGTTTAATTGAGTGTTTGGATGAGAggagacacacactcacacctacACAGTCCTACTCCAAAGTATTATATGTGTTCATTTTAAGCTTCTAGAACCATCCTTTATGTCAAGAAATAAGACTTTGTTAGgacttttcaaataattttattattttataacctTTCACAAAGAATAATATTTCTATCGTttcatacattttcttctttgttcatcAAAATTATTACTTTCCTCAGGTATTTAGTGTCCTTATATATTTAAGCAGTATTATGTCTTTCATGACATAATAATGACAATGATTTTAATAAACTtacttgaaataaaatttcaagccAAGCAGTTCTGAACAAAATGCCTTCTACTTTCTTACTTATATCAATGAGTCTAACTTTCATTTATGTTCAGCTTCCATTGAAGAATGTGAAAATAGAAGTCATTCTCTGGAATCCAATTTCTGTATTTCCTAATTGTGTATACAATGATTAGTTAATATTCTAAATAAGTATCCAATAGGATTTGCACCGTGTTTTGTGCTAATAATGATAGTTAGATAGAAAACTGTTTCTTTCTCAAAACATTCGATTAGTAAGCTTTGTAACCTGGAATGCAGAGCTCTTTTGCCTAATGCTTGAATTCCAACTGTGagaatgtgtgctcagtagtgttcaactcttggtgaacccatggactgtagctcgataggctcctctgtccatgggatttttcaggcaagaatactggagtaggttgttatttcctactccaaaagatcttcccaaTTCGGgtactgaacccatgtcttccatgtctcctgcattctaccaccgagccacctgggaagccccatatattcATTCAAATCGGTGTGACAACTCAACATTTTGGGTAGCCCAAGTAGGAGTGGTATAGTTTAAAACTGTATTTCTGCATCTTTAGCAAAGTGCAAGTGGgaaagcagcattatttatacatCCACTTGGATTTCCGATATTCTATGATAAttgttattcaaaatatttttatacatctcTTTACCTAGATTTAGACAGGGTTTAGAGAGTGGAATTTGGGGCTGGTTTGCATTGCAATGAAGGTGGTTTGAGAAGTTAGACATCCTCTACATTTTAATCAACTCTCTCTGGAGAGTATTAGAGTATGGGTAGAGATTTTTCAAATCACCTGATTCATTTAACATCATAGCTATTTCAAACATgtcaaaataaaatcatatattaatgaaacagaaaaatgttgTCTTGCTAATGATCAGACAAACACATTCATCTGTTTAGTCATTATGTATTTTTGAATGTACTTTCTATGTGTGTTTCATGTTAGGTGcagttttttaaagtaaacatgCTATTGTGACATTTAGTTAGCTATCACTGGATCGAGATATTATAAGCAGAGGACTTCTTCACTGCATCATATGCAAATTTCTCATACAGAAAATAATAGTAGGTTCAGCTCTCATAGTTCAGAGTCAATCAAacaatgtttttaataaaagctAATTGAAACAACATGATGATTATTCTTCCTCAAGAATATTTAAGTCTTAGAACATTGTCTAATTTTGATAAATGTGAATTTCACCAGttaatcaaaaatgaaaataaaacctgtaaTTAACTTGTTTTTTGTATTTGATTAAAAAGGATGAGaatacattttgtgtgtgtgtgcaaaacaAGTTCCAAATTACAACATTTACTAAGTTTTTTCTCCTGATATTTAATTTCAGGAGTGAATTTCCTTTTCTAGAAGGACTAAGTTGTCCTCTCTGATctcagtaatgctcaaaattctccaagccaggctttagcaatacgtgaacgggGAAcatccatatgttcaagctggttttagaaaaggcagaggaaccagagatcaaattgccaacactcactggatcattgaaaaaggaagagagttccagaaaaacatctattctgctttaccaactatgccaaagcctttgactgtgtggatcacaataaactgtggaaaattctgaaagagataggaataccagaccacctgacctgcctcttgagaaacctgtatgctggtcaagaagcaacagttagaactggacatggaacaacagactggttccaaataggaaaaggagtacgtcaaggctgtatattgtcaccctgcttatttaacttatatgcagagtacatcatgagaaacacagggctgaatgaagcacaagctggaatcaagactgctgggagaaatatcaataacctcagatatgcagatgacaccacccttatggcagagagtgaagaagaactaaagagcctcttgatgaaagtgaaagaggagagtgaaaaagttgtcttaaagctcaacattcagaaaactaagatcatggcatctggccccatcacttcatagcaaatagatggggaaacagttgaaacagtggctgactatttttctggactccaaaatcactgcagatggtgactgaagccatgaaattaaaagacacttactccttggaaggaaagttatgaccaacctagacagcatattaaaaagcagagacattactttgtcaacaaaggtctgtctagtcaaggctatggtttttccagtggtcatgtatcgatgtgagttggactataaagaaagctgagtgctgaagaattgatgcttttgaactgtgatgttggagaagactcttgagagtcccttggactgcaagaagatccaaatagtccatcctaaaggaaaccagtcctgggtgttcatttgaaggactgatgttgaagctgaaactccaatgttttggcaacctgataagaagaactgaatcatttgaaaagaccctgatgctgggaaagattgaaggcaggaagagaaggggacaacagaggatgagatagttagatggtatcaccgattcaatggacatgagtttgtgtaaactccgggagttggtgatggacagggaggcctggagtgctgcggttcatggggtcgcaaagagtcagacacgactgagcgactgaactgaactgatcatagcAGTAAGAGCTTTGTACAGCATCACTGAATTTTGCCCATTCTTTTCTGATGTGTCATTCTGAGTATACTCAATTCTCAAGCatattccaaaattaaaaagaaaacaagctttATTTTACTCTGCATAACCTTCAAGTAATCCCCATTGTTATATTCtgcttcataaaaaaaaaatcacaagtgtATTTCCACTGaagcattttaatatttctttacctTTTCAATCATCTTTTTTGGCCTTTGGCCTCAGCTACTCTACTGAGATGCAGAGATCAAGACCTCAAGACCTCAGTCTTGTCAAATCCACAGGTCAAGTTATCATTTTACTCAGCCTCTGAATACATTTAGGTCCACCAGCTTctcttttcagttctaaaatgttCCAACATTTCGCTTTACCCTGTATACACACCGTTGGTTCATTCTAGCCTCAGCAGCTGCTTCTTCTCAGTATCCTCTTTTATtaacttttgattttatattagaatatagttgattaataatgttgtgttagtttcaggtatacaaagtgattcagctatacatatacatgtatgtattctttttaaccaacatgggcctactgtatagcacagggaattcatctcagtattctgtaataacccaaatgggaaaataatttgaagaagTATCCTATCTTTAATCTACTCAGGCTTTGTCCTGAAATGTTGGAGTGCCCAGTGACGTGTTTGTCCCATGTATTGTCCTTAGTCTCTACCTAAATTCTGTTTAGTTGGTACACTTAGAATGCATTTTTTGCTCCAATCAGtcttaatttcactttcaatgtattacttcatatatatttttcatatatatctcCAATATTATTCTATATATCTGCAAATTAACATTGATATCTCCATAGATTAATATTCACTAGAAATTTAACAAGACATATATACATTCATGATTCTATATGCTAGTTagcctgttttatttacttatttttctacaTCTCAAAGCATGTATGGCACAAATCAAGTCATGAACCTCCTTTAACCTACTCTTTCAATCTCTTCCCACATCAGGATTGCTAGAGAAAGTGCTAGACATGCAGTTGCATTTGAATTTCAGaatattaaaacacagatatTAAATACAGAAAGTTGAGTTTCCCAAACATTGCAAGGGGAATTCTTATGCTTAAATAATTTGTTTATCTGACATTCAAGTTTAATGGTTGACTTGCATTTTCATTTGCTATCTAGCAAACCTAATCCAATGTATCACAACCACGATCATGTCCTTGTTCTCATCTGGTAACATCCTTCCTCTTCATTACAATTCACAGATCTTAGTGGCTTTTCAGCTCTCCAGATGGAGCTAGTTTGTTTCTACCATAAACTCTCTGCCCTGGAGTTCTCTGACTTACAGAAGGATTAGCTTACCTTTTCTCTTGGTTCTCTCAGAGAGATAGTATCTGATTACCTAGTTTAAAGTAATCTTTCACCAATAACTCTTGTAATTGCCCTTAATCCACCttgatgaaatatttatatatactcaCTGCTATCAGAAACTGTCTCAATCACTTTTTTAATATTTGCCTGTCTTGAATTTCCTAACCTGGGTTGATCTAGAATATAAACCACATAACCTTGCCTCCCATGTTCCCTGCTCTAAACCCCAGTGCTGTATCAGTGTCCAGTATAAACTTAATATAGTTCTTAATAGTTCTTAATAATGTTTGATATATGAAGAAGTCATAAATGATCAATTTAATGAAATGGAAgagtactttttattttgaacttcGTGTATTGAAATAATGCATTTAGATTTACTGAATGTTGCCAAAAGCACacaaaaaattcacatataatcATTACTCAGTGTCTCTTCATGTTAACCTCTTTCATAATCATAGAACGTTCATCCAGTTAAATTTACTTTGTATGATGCTGTTAGTATGGATTTTTGCTTTACTATTTTTGTCTATTGgtgtctgttgttgttgttgttgttctaggtcgcagttctcattttctgttgtGTATATTTTTAGTCTTTCCCAATTAGTGACAGTTCCTCTTGCTTTCCTTGTAAATTCTATGAAGAGTcacatattttctgaatatttcacaAATTGGGTTTGTCTGAAGTTTTCTCATACCTCAGCTGAGGTTACATTttttggcaagaacactggaagacATGTGCCCTTTTCAGTGCAACATATCGGGGAGCACGTTAGTCTGTAAATCATTGAGAGTTTTGGGAATCTTTTTTAAACTCAGATTTCTGATAGGATAAATGCTCCTCCTTTTCTGTATATCTATAGTTAATAGGGTTTAACTTTAGCTTCTCTATGCTCATTTTCTGTCCAttgta
Proteins encoded in this window:
- the LOC122687430 gene encoding keratin-associated protein 6-1-like isoform X3 — translated: MCGYYGNYYGGLGCGSYGYGGLGCGYGSCYGSGFRRLGCGYGCGYGYGARSLCGSGYGYGARSLCGSGYGYGARSLCGSGYGYGARSLCGSGYGCGSGYGSGFGYYY
- the LOC122687430 gene encoding keratin-associated protein 6-1-like isoform X1 — encoded protein: MCGYYGNYYGGLGCGSYGYGGLGCGYGSCYGSGFRRLGCGYGCGYGYGARSLCGSGYGYGARSLCGSGYGYGARSLCGSGYGYGARSLCGSGYGYGARSLCGSGYGYGARSLCGSGYGCGSGYGSGFGYYY
- the LOC122687430 gene encoding keratin-associated protein 6-1-like isoform X4, with translation MCGYYGNYYGGLGCGSYGYGGLGCGYGSCYGSGFRRLGCGYGCGYGYGARSLCGSGYGYGARSLCGSGYGYGARSLCGSGYGYGARSLCGSGYGCGSGYGSGFGYYY
- the LOC122687430 gene encoding keratin-associated protein 6-1-like isoform X2 translates to MCGYYGNYYGGLGCGSYGYGGLGCGYGSCYGSGFRRLGCGYGCGYGYGARSLCGSGYGYGARSLCGSGYGYGARSLCGSGYGYGARSLCGSGYGYGARSLCGSGYGCGSGYGSGFGYYY